One window of Quercus robur chromosome 5, dhQueRobu3.1, whole genome shotgun sequence genomic DNA carries:
- the LOC126726242 gene encoding germin-like protein subfamily 1 member 13, with protein sequence MEYHKIEITSSNIMQGVSFLATVALLALASSFASAYDPSPLQDFCVAINDVKSAVFVNGKFCKDPTMVVANDFFFSGVSKPADTANKANKVGSNVTLVNVDILAGLNTLGISLARIDFEAYGLNPPHIHPRGTELLVVMEGTLLVGFVTSNPNKLFTKVLDKGDVFVFPIGLIHFQFNIGKTNAVAFASLNSQNPGLITIANAVFGSKPPINPDVLIKAFQLDKGVVEYLEKEFMSN encoded by the exons ATGGAATACCATAAGATAGAGATAACCTCCTCAAATATAATGCAAGGTGTTTCTTTTCTTGCAACTGTGGCCCTTTTGGCCTTGGCATCCTCCTTTGCTTCTGCCTATGACCCTAGTCCTCTGCAAGACTTCTGTGTCGCAATTAACGATGTCAAATCTGCTG TGTTTGTGAACGGAAAATTTTGCAAGGATCCTACAATGGTCGTAGCGaatgattttttcttctctggaGTTAGTAAACCTGCAGACACTGCAAACAAAGCAAACAAAGTCGGATCAAATGTCACTCTTGTAAATGTCGATATATTAGCAGGTCTCAATACTCTAGGCATATCTTTGGCTCGCATTGACTTTGAAGCATACGGCTTAAATCCTCCTCACATTCACCCTCGTGGCACTGAACTTTTGGTAGTCATGGAGGGCACTCTCTTAGTTGGATTTGTCACATCCAACCCAAACAAACTTTTTACCAAAGTTCTAGACAAGGGAGACGTCTTTGTATTCCCAATTGGACTCATTCACTTCCAATTCAACATAGGGAAGACCAATGCTGTTGCCTTTGCTAGTCTTAACAGCCAAAATCCTGGGTTGATCACTATAGCAAATGCGGTCTTTGGATCTAAACCTCCCATCAATCCTGATGTTCTCATCAAGGCCTTCCAACTAGACAAGGGTGTAGTTGAATATCTTGAAAAAGAATTCATGTCAAACTAg
- the LOC126728321 gene encoding uncharacterized protein LOC126728321, whose translation MHGGKIQNPATIIQRARDVLDELKDSQTQLSASVCTDSVQKWRPPMGLAFKLTFDAAIFANSNSSGAGVIIRNSLGVVMAGLSACGPSVASSEEAEVLACRKALEFALDLGFQDLVVEGDNITVMRTMVSPRPNRSKLGHIYDDIWMLASGFSSMFVECVKRSANSVAHCLARYASQVDEDMVWVEKSPPPALQALYLDSMSLNE comes from the coding sequence ATGCATGgaggaaaaatacaaaacccaGCAACAATTATTCAGCGAGCGAGAGACGTTTTGGACGAGTTGAAAGATTCACAAACTCAGCTTTCTGCCTCTGTGTGTACTGATTCTGTCCAGAAGTGGAGACCACCCATGGGGTTGGCTTTCAAGCTTACCTTCGATGCCGCAATATTTGCGAACTCGAACTCGTCAGGTGCTGGGGTTATTATTCGGAACAGCTTGGGAGTGGTGATGGCTGGATTGTCTGCTTGTGGTCCGTCCGTGGCGAGCAGCGAAGAAGCTGAAGTGCTAGCATGTAGAAAGGCCCTTGAGTTTGCTCTTGACTTGGGGTTCCAGGACCTGGTTGTTGAGGGTGATAATATTACGGTAATGAGAACCATGGTATCCCCACGTCCTAATAGGTCTAAACTAGGACACATTTATGATGACATTTGGATGTTAGCTTCAGGTTTTAGTAGCATGTTTGTAGAGTGTGTTAAGCGGAGCGCCAACTCTGTTGCACATTGCTTGGCCCGCTATGCTAGTCAGGTTGATGAGGATATGGTATGGGTGGAAAAGTCGCCTCCTCCAGCCCTGCAAgctttgtatttggattccATGTCTCTGAATGAATGA
- the LOC126726241 gene encoding uncharacterized protein LOC126726241, producing MTTTETNPRKLRGHKATATCCIASRNRPGFVATSAEDGCICWFDMRCKDVQLVMEIGKEPISSLCFKSGNEDIIYASSGMEVQCFDVHMATSWKPLQSYSYNKEEINQISCNSKSSFLAAADDGGDVKIIDIHQHHLYKTLRAGAGHTSICSSVQFLPWRPWEVITGGLDSKLIMWDFSKGRPYKIMDFGLPDMNSDGNTGQSFNPAFVHMLAVPEVDMLDKVDKICVVARGDGVVDVINIESELAAMRSKTSTKPRRGSQSRSKDSSPTADIETSDQNGRKRLCLDYSLGGHTAAVSCVAFSLFGEIGKFIISGGNDKSVKVWDWSKYYDARQSNDNNDLHLNISLSKKVNWLCTTPTESENLVVCDTTKVVKVYSVS from the exons ATGACGACGACGGAGACAAACCCCAGAAAGCTTAGGGGTCACAAGGCCACTGCCACCTGTTGCATCGCCTCACGTAACCGCCCTGGCTTCGTCGCCACTTCTGCCGAg GATGGTTGTATTTGCTGGTTTGATATGCGATGCAAAGATGTACAGCTTGTAATGGAAATTGGGAAGGAACCCATTTCTTCTTTATGTTTCAAGtcag GGAATGAAGATATAATTTATGCCTCTTCAGGAATGGAAGTCCAGTGTTTTGATGTGCATATG GCCACCTCCTGGAAGCCACTACAGAGTTATAGTTACAATAAAGAGGAGATAAATCAG ATTTCATGCAACTCTAAATCGTCTTTTCTTGCTGCTGCAGACGATGGTGGTGATGTTAAG ATCATTGACATTCATCAGCATCACCTTTATAAAACATTAAGAGCAGGAGCGGGCCATACAAGT ATCTGTAGCAGTGTGCAGTTCCTTCCTTGGAGACCTTGGGAAG TTATTACTGGAGGTCTTGATTCAAAGCTTATTATGTGGGACTTCTCTAAAGGTCGACCATACAAAATTATGGATTTTG GTTTGCCTGACATGAACAGTGATGGTAACACAGGGCAGTCTTTTAATCCTGCTTTTGTTCACATGCTAGCAGTTCCAGAAGTCGATATGTTAGACAAAGTAGACAAGATATGTGTTGTTGCAAGGGGTGATGGAGTTGTTGATGTGATAAATATTGAATCAGAACTTGCTGCTATGAGGTCAAAAACTTCCACTAAACCCCGGAGAGGATCTCAATCAAGATCAAAAGACAGTAGTCCAACTGCTGATATAGAGACTTCTGATCAAAATGGAAGAAAGAGGCTATGTTTGGATTACTCATTGGGTGGCCATACTGCTGCAGTGTCTTGTGT GGCATTTTCGTTGTTCGGAGAGATCGGAAAGTTTATAATATCAGGTGGGAATGATAAGTCTGTGAAGGTCTGGGATTGGTCCAAATATTATGATGCAAGGCAATCCAATGACAACAATGATCTACATTTGAACATCAGTCTCAGCAAAAAA GTCAATTGGCTCTGTACAACTCCAACAGAATCAGAAAACCTTGTTGTTTGTGACACAACTAAAGTAGTAAAGGTCTATTCCGTATCCTAG
- the LOC126726249 gene encoding germin-like protein subfamily 1 member 16, giving the protein MKGVSFLMTVAILALASSFVSAYDPSPLQDFCVAINDIKSGVFVNGKFCKDPAQVTANDFSFSGLNIPGNTGNKVGSNVTLVNVDKLAGLNTLGISLARLDFTPYGLNPPHTHPRGTELFVVIEGTFLVGFVTSNPNKLFTKVLNKGDVFVFPIGLIHFQFNIGETIGLAFAGLSSQNPGVITIANAVFGSVPPINPDVLIKAFQLDKNVVEYLQKAFTPK; this is encoded by the exons ATGAAAGGTGTTTCTTTCCTTATGACtgtggccattttggccttgGCATCCTCCTTTGTTTCTGCCTATGACCCTAGTCCTTTGCAAGACTTCTGTGTCGCAATTAACGACATCAAATCTGGTG TATTtgtgaatggaaaattttgcaaggaCCCAGCACAAGTCACAGCGAATGATTTTTCCTTCTCCGGACTCAATATTCCCGGTAACACTGGAAACAAAGTCGGATCAAATGTTACTCTTGTGAATGTCGATAAATTAGCAGGTCTCAACACTCTAGGCATATCTTTGGCTCGCCTTGACTTTACACCTTATGGCCTGAATCCTCCTCATACTCACCCTCGTGGCACTGAGCTTTTTGTAGTCATTGAGGGTACATTCTTAGTTGGATTTGTCACATCCAACCCAAACAAACTCTTCACCAAAGTTCTAAACAAGGGAGATGTCTTTGTATTCCCAATTGGTCTCATTCACTTCCAATTCAACATAGGGGAGACTATTGGTCTTGCCTTTGCTGGTCTTAGCAGCCAAAATCCTGGAGTGATCACCATAGCAAATGCAGTCTTTGGATCTGTTCCTCCCATCAATCCTGATGTTCTCATCAAGGCCTTCCAACTAGACAAGAATGTAGTTGAATATCTTCAAAAAGCATTCACGCCAAaatag